In a single window of the Flavivirga spongiicola genome:
- a CDS encoding TRAP transporter large permease, with protein MEYLPILVLVISFIGLLFIGVPVAWSIAISSLLTMMTSISMLPALTTVSQRMATGLDSFALLAIPFFVLSGQLMNKGGIAHRLIDFAKTLVGSLPGGLALINVIAAMLMGAIAGSAMASASAMGSILGPEMEKEGYSKEFGAAVNITSSTTGLIIPPSNVLIVYSLASGGVSIAALFLAGYIPGILTGLFLMIVASFWAKKKGYKIGKRSSLKEVARSFVSAFPSLMLLVVVIGGIVAGIFTATEASAIAVLYTLLLGFWYKEISLKDLPKISLDSCGTTAIVMLLIGASMSMSWVMSYENIPQDISTALLGASESPIIILLIINLILLFVGVFMDMTPAVLIFTPIFLPIVEKLGMDPVHFGIVMILNLCIGLCTPPVGSVLFVGVGVANTTIEKVVKPLLPLFVAMIISLFLVTYFPGLSLWLPKVFGF; from the coding sequence ATGGAATACTTACCAATACTCGTTTTAGTTATTAGTTTTATAGGATTATTGTTTATAGGTGTTCCAGTGGCATGGAGTATTGCTATTTCATCGTTATTAACAATGATGACAAGTATTTCGATGCTTCCAGCGCTTACTACGGTATCTCAGCGTATGGCAACAGGCTTGGATAGTTTTGCACTACTGGCTATTCCATTTTTTGTGCTTTCTGGACAGCTCATGAATAAGGGAGGTATTGCACATCGCCTTATCGATTTTGCTAAAACCTTGGTAGGTTCGCTTCCAGGAGGCTTAGCACTTATAAATGTTATTGCAGCCATGTTAATGGGGGCCATTGCTGGTTCTGCAATGGCATCAGCTTCAGCAATGGGAAGTATTTTAGGACCAGAAATGGAAAAAGAAGGCTATTCAAAAGAATTTGGAGCGGCTGTAAACATAACATCATCAACAACTGGTTTGATCATTCCCCCAAGTAATGTGCTTATTGTGTATTCATTGGCAAGCGGTGGTGTTTCTATAGCAGCATTATTTTTAGCAGGTTATATTCCAGGGATACTAACAGGTTTATTTCTTATGATAGTAGCCTCATTTTGGGCTAAAAAGAAAGGTTATAAAATAGGAAAAAGAAGTTCTTTAAAGGAAGTTGCAAGGAGCTTCGTAAGCGCTTTTCCAAGTTTAATGTTACTTGTTGTTGTTATAGGAGGTATTGTCGCTGGTATTTTTACAGCTACCGAGGCTTCAGCCATTGCTGTTTTATACACATTGTTATTAGGGTTTTGGTATAAGGAAATTAGCTTAAAGGATCTACCTAAAATATCCTTAGACTCTTGTGGTACCACAGCTATTGTAATGTTATTAATTGGTGCTTCCATGAGTATGTCCTGGGTCATGTCTTATGAAAATATTCCGCAAGATATTAGTACAGCTCTTCTTGGCGCAAGTGAAAGCCCAATAATTATACTCCTAATCATTAATTTAATATTATTGTTTGTAGGTGTATTTATGGATATGACACCAGCAGTATTAATTTTTACCCCAATTTTTTTACCAATTGTTGAAAAACTTGGAATGGACCCAGTGCATTTTGGTATTGTTATGATTCTAAATTTATGTATTGGCCTCTGTACGCCACCTGTAGGCTCCGTGCTATTTGTTGGAGTTGGTGTTGCTAATACTACTATAGAGAAAGTTGTTAAACCGCTTTTACCACTTTTTGTTGCAATGATTATATCTTTATTTTTAGTGACTTATTTTCCAGGCTTAAGTCTATGGTTGCCAAAAGTATTTGGGTTCTAA
- a CDS encoding RagB/SusD family nutrient uptake outer membrane protein yields the protein MKNNKYILFTLMAIIVMAVTSCHDDFLEVPPNTNLPNDEFWKTSNDAVFGVNSIYLTLAEGSFPLFGTYGGTLRWIDVLSDDAMWTSNATATASGAWGNMANGIDLAGDFGSYSNRTWTSFYKMISRANNAITKIEGIDMDTDLKKRLIAEAKFFRAHAYHRLSIYYGDVPLLLLPFEEENPVPARDPYTEVRAQIIKDLTEASVDLPVSYGNADLGRITKGAALTALMQANMYTENWAEATTAAEEVMSLGVYQLLPDFSDLWIHGNEETVESIWEVHFGSDTGGNLAFFGVSDFPSTAGGGGGFTGWGGFSTPQQQLVNEFETAIDNDNDGVIDIATPFDSSSIGSLFDTNQYVNRDPRLAASIWYNGADYFGVPYDPDFATQNSGYHWKKGNASPAADFPNGRPEYNTIIYRYAYVLLGFAESKNEVSGPDASVYSAINQVRQRVNMPELATGLNQDQMREAIRHERRVELAGENHRHEDLRRWGLWKQAIENRGINNGRQQGSVTIAPGHELFPISQGELDANPNMVQNEAYK from the coding sequence ATGAAAAATAATAAATATATTTTATTTACTCTCATGGCAATAATTGTCATGGCAGTAACTTCTTGTCATGACGATTTTTTAGAAGTGCCGCCAAACACAAATTTACCGAATGATGAATTTTGGAAAACTTCCAATGACGCTGTTTTTGGTGTAAATAGTATCTACCTAACACTAGCAGAAGGTTCTTTTCCGCTATTTGGTACATATGGAGGAACTTTGAGATGGATAGATGTTTTATCGGATGATGCTATGTGGACATCAAATGCCACGGCTACTGCTTCAGGAGCTTGGGGTAATATGGCTAACGGAATTGATCTGGCGGGAGATTTTGGTAGTTATTCTAATAGAACATGGACTTCATTTTATAAAATGATAAGTAGGGCCAATAATGCCATAACAAAAATTGAAGGCATTGATATGGATACAGACCTTAAGAAAAGACTGATTGCAGAAGCTAAATTTTTTAGAGCCCATGCTTACCATAGATTATCTATTTATTATGGAGATGTACCCTTGTTACTTTTGCCTTTTGAAGAAGAAAACCCTGTGCCAGCAAGGGACCCTTACACCGAGGTTAGAGCGCAAATAATAAAAGACCTTACTGAAGCTAGTGTAGATTTGCCAGTTTCTTATGGCAATGCTGATTTAGGTAGAATAACAAAAGGAGCTGCTTTAACAGCCTTAATGCAGGCCAATATGTATACAGAAAATTGGGCAGAAGCTACGACAGCCGCAGAAGAAGTTATGAGTCTGGGTGTATATCAATTATTGCCAGATTTCTCCGATTTATGGATACATGGTAATGAGGAGACCGTAGAATCTATTTGGGAAGTTCATTTTGGTTCAGATACTGGTGGAAATCTTGCGTTTTTTGGTGTTAGTGATTTTCCTTCAACTGCTGGAGGAGGTGGAGGTTTTACTGGCTGGGGAGGATTTTCCACCCCTCAACAACAGTTGGTTAATGAGTTTGAAACAGCTATAGATAATGATAATGATGGTGTTATAGATATAGCGACGCCATTTGACTCATCGAGTATAGGTAGTTTGTTTGATACAAATCAATATGTAAACAGAGATCCACGTTTGGCAGCTTCAATTTGGTATAATGGAGCTGACTATTTTGGAGTACCATATGATCCTGACTTTGCTACCCAAAATAGTGGCTATCACTGGAAAAAAGGAAACGCTTCGCCAGCAGCAGATTTTCCAAATGGTAGACCTGAGTATAATACAATTATTTATCGTTATGCATATGTCCTTTTAGGTTTTGCCGAATCCAAGAATGAAGTTTCTGGTCCAGATGCATCTGTATATAGTGCTATAAACCAAGTTCGTCAAAGAGTTAATATGCCAGAGTTAGCTACAGGTTTAAACCAAGATCAAATGCGCGAAGCTATTCGTCATGAGCGTAGAGTGGAGCTAGCAGGTGAAAATCACCGTCATGAAGATTTAAGACGTTGGGGACTATGGAAGCAAGCTATTGAGAATAGAGGAATTAATAACGGAAGACAACAAGGTAGTGTGACAATTGCTCCAGGACATGAACTTTTTCCTATTTCACAAGGAGAATTGGATGCTAATCCAAATATGGTTCAAAACGAAGCGTATAAATAA
- a CDS encoding TRAP transporter small permease — protein MEVRRKVDRILGMILSTIMAVMVVNVLWQVFTRFVVGTPSSFTDEFARYLMIWVGVLGAAYISGRRMHVAIDLLPTRLNKEGQTKLKTFVNWIIIVFCFTALVIGGLRLVYITFILGQYSPALQIPLAIVYSVIPISGMLIIYYKLSDIINKQL, from the coding sequence ATGGAAGTAAGAAGAAAAGTTGATCGAATTTTAGGTATGATTCTCTCTACAATTATGGCTGTTATGGTCGTTAATGTATTGTGGCAAGTATTTACCAGATTTGTAGTTGGTACTCCAAGCTCGTTTACAGATGAGTTTGCAAGATATCTCATGATTTGGGTTGGTGTTCTTGGAGCTGCATATATTTCTGGTAGAAGGATGCATGTTGCTATAGATCTATTGCCTACTAGGTTAAATAAAGAAGGTCAAACAAAATTGAAAACATTTGTAAATTGGATTATAATTGTTTTTTGCTTTACTGCATTGGTAATTGGTGGACTTCGTTTAGTATATATAACATTTATTTTAGGACAGTATTCTCCCGCCTTACAAATACCTCTTGCTATAGTTTATTCTGTTATTCCTATAAGTGGTATGTTAATTATTTATTACAAACTCTCTGATATTATAAACAAGCAATTATAA
- a CDS encoding FecR family protein, whose product MMRLKPKQYFIELLNKLYDGSITKKELEKLSYFFHNNQELKSWPEHFGSKTEIEERIFSRLQSDIHKESSKEIRVIPLYKKAIFKYSVAASVVFLISLTYFFNRNNSTPSIVSPTIVEENIKPGTDKATLTLEDGSVIELDKSQMYQNKNVRSNGSQIVYETNDEATNEIVYNYLTIPRGGEYHIILSDGTQVWLNSESQLKYPVSFIEGEVRQVELVYGEAYFDVSSNIDHNGTKFIVNNQSQKIEVLGTEFNIKANKNEMNIYTTLVEGEVIINAIGSKQKLLPNQQSNLDIENKNVTIADVDVIPEISWKNGLFIFRNKSLKEIMRVIERWYDVDIVFVNKDLESVKFRGVIKKQVSIEEILTIMKSSSINSYDINNRTIILK is encoded by the coding sequence ATGATGAGATTAAAACCTAAACAATACTTTATAGAATTATTGAATAAACTTTATGATGGTTCAATTACTAAAAAAGAACTTGAAAAGCTATCATATTTTTTTCACAATAATCAGGAACTTAAAAGTTGGCCTGAACATTTTGGCTCAAAAACTGAAATAGAAGAAAGAATCTTCAGCAGGCTACAATCTGATATACACAAAGAATCATCTAAAGAGATTCGGGTAATCCCACTTTATAAAAAAGCGATTTTTAAATATTCCGTTGCGGCGTCCGTTGTTTTTTTAATTTCACTAACGTATTTTTTCAATAGAAATAATAGTACGCCATCTATAGTTAGCCCGACTATCGTTGAGGAAAACATTAAACCTGGTACTGATAAAGCGACCTTAACTTTGGAAGATGGTTCTGTAATAGAATTGGATAAATCACAGATGTACCAAAATAAAAATGTAAGGAGTAATGGGAGTCAAATTGTTTATGAAACTAATGATGAAGCAACGAACGAGATAGTATACAATTACTTAACCATTCCAAGAGGGGGGGAGTATCACATAATCTTATCAGATGGAACCCAAGTCTGGCTTAACTCTGAATCGCAATTAAAATACCCAGTTAGTTTTATTGAAGGAGAAGTTAGACAGGTTGAACTTGTTTATGGAGAGGCATATTTTGATGTGTCCTCCAACATAGATCATAACGGGACCAAATTTATAGTAAATAATCAATCTCAGAAGATTGAGGTTTTGGGCACTGAATTTAATATTAAAGCGAATAAAAATGAGATGAATATCTATACCACTTTAGTGGAAGGTGAGGTGATAATTAATGCGATTGGGAGTAAGCAAAAATTATTGCCTAATCAACAATCAAACCTGGATATTGAGAATAAAAATGTGACAATAGCAGATGTTGATGTAATTCCCGAGATTTCTTGGAAAAACGGATTATTTATTTTCAGGAACAAATCTCTAAAAGAAATTATGAGAGTTATAGAAAGGTGGTATGATGTTGATATTGTTTTTGTTAATAAAGACTTGGAATCTGTAAAATTTAGAGGAGTTATAAAGAAACAGGTGAGCATAGAAGAGATTTTGACTATTATGAAGTCCAGTTCGATAAATAGTTACGATATAAATAATAGAACGATAATACTTAAATAA
- a CDS encoding alpha-L-fucosidase has translation MKSALILLLINIVNNKISAQEVKPLNLNKPEIEQWFTDLGFGMFIHWSMDVQLGMVISHSMVGASEDYLNRYINELPKTFNPENFDAKQWVNAAKLAGMKYIIFTTKHHNGYCMFETKTTDFGIMNSPYGKDVTKMIIDACREAGLAVGIYFSPDDFYFLYTQGTPISRTRKEALASGNPELNEYAKKQIKELMTQYGKIDIVFLDGTDQFSKTELAKLCWEIDPDVMVTRGAINTPEQGSPNNPIPPPWEACITLGHQWQYRPTNETYKTAKDVILKLIDIKAKGGNFLLNFGPDALGDFPTEQMKVLNEVSLWKFINQEAFHQTIPNQKKIKDDNMWFLTSKDRKTVYIFINEDQWRFGERKVFNIEGFSATKKSQISVLGHNGKVLEYQKNVNPAPSVKHTSEGIEISVTRSQRIYNDHKWNNPIVVKLTELDINE, from the coding sequence ATGAAATCAGCACTTATTTTGTTGTTAATTAATATAGTTAACAACAAAATTAGTGCACAGGAAGTAAAACCATTAAATCTTAATAAACCAGAAATAGAACAATGGTTTACAGACCTCGGATTTGGAATGTTTATCCACTGGAGTATGGATGTTCAGCTAGGTATGGTTATAAGTCATAGTATGGTTGGTGCATCGGAAGATTACCTTAACAGGTATATAAATGAACTTCCAAAAACCTTTAATCCTGAAAATTTTGATGCTAAACAATGGGTTAATGCGGCTAAGTTAGCTGGAATGAAGTACATTATTTTTACTACAAAACATCACAATGGTTATTGCATGTTTGAGACCAAGACAACCGATTTTGGAATAATGAATAGTCCCTATGGTAAAGACGTCACAAAAATGATTATCGATGCATGTCGAGAGGCTGGTTTAGCTGTAGGGATATACTTTTCTCCTGATGATTTTTATTTCCTTTATACACAAGGAACGCCAATTTCAAGAACACGAAAGGAGGCTCTTGCAAGTGGTAATCCTGAATTAAATGAATATGCTAAAAAGCAAATAAAAGAGTTAATGACACAGTATGGTAAAATTGATATTGTATTTCTCGATGGTACAGATCAATTTAGTAAAACCGAGTTAGCCAAATTATGTTGGGAAATAGATCCGGATGTAATGGTCACTCGTGGTGCAATTAATACTCCCGAGCAAGGATCTCCTAATAATCCCATCCCACCCCCTTGGGAAGCATGCATTACCTTAGGTCATCAGTGGCAATATCGACCAACAAATGAAACCTATAAAACTGCTAAAGACGTTATCCTTAAGTTAATCGATATAAAGGCAAAAGGAGGCAATTTTCTCTTAAATTTTGGCCCTGATGCCTTAGGTGATTTTCCTACTGAACAAATGAAAGTATTGAATGAAGTTTCTTTATGGAAGTTTATCAATCAAGAAGCGTTTCATCAAACAATTCCTAATCAAAAAAAGATAAAGGATGATAATATGTGGTTTTTAACATCAAAAGACAGAAAAACGGTATACATATTTATTAATGAAGATCAATGGAGGTTTGGCGAACGAAAGGTATTTAACATTGAAGGATTTAGTGCAACTAAAAAAAGCCAAATTTCTGTTTTGGGTCACAATGGAAAAGTACTCGAGTACCAGAAAAATGTAAACCCTGCTCCTTCTGTTAAACATACATCTGAGGGCATTGAAATATCTGTTACACGATCTCAAAGAATTTATAACGATCATAAATGGAATAATCCAATCGTAGTAAAATTAACAGAATTGGATATAAATGAATAA
- a CDS encoding SusC/RagA family TonB-linked outer membrane protein, protein MRTFIFLCCATFFALTPNNIVSQNSKIKIEEDKTLTVDEVFDLIMNQTDYIFFYEEGLFKDFPKLSLKKGTIRTNRLLSRSLAKGNLDITVTDNRGIVIKKKSLKIVKKEQENQVSGMITDSNGVPIPGVNILLVGTNKGTQTDFDGKYKISANDGDVLRFTFIGYKSVDITVGPQAVYDFAMQESVSNLEEVVVVGYGTQKRTTVTGAITTINAKELKTVSAPNAAIALQGRVPGLQILSRPGPLAGPRYFQLRGIGSLGVDSSPLVLVDGVPGDINSINPEQIENISILKDAATTAIYGASAAGGIILITTKSGKSGKINVDVKIRHGINDFVNLLEPLTAREQGLLVNESRINAGLSPAWTPQQIEGLGAGTNWIKAVTRSGMVNEANLQISGGNDTSRFLLASNYVKEEGALIGNWVERFNTRLKVDFDLTSWFKLGLNVFGQHQRGRGGANFWSAVEYSSIIPEFLPDGRYGIIDPTIGGGTSGGQSGGVNPVQAALDDKFRGTSNFDPSYNLNTILTAELKFTEFLKFNTIVNYGYNFQYRKSFSPDYKIYDAGGEAGGNLIFERTPENRRASAGFDYAHNWGQQSFFSFNKIFNDVHDVSAIVGFRSSESNQGARITASRRDFANNVVQNVGQGSGVGQSGGGFDYNPTTSFSYFGKIAYSYDNKYSFEGSLSRDGSDRFGPKNKFGLFGGVGASWRISEEDFFKELVGDNISQMKFRANYGVVGNDRIGQFLYYSKININGNAYPFGNPPLAASAGAYQDDDVLPNESVKWETLKSLNIGMDVSFLKNWNLSFDWYDKTTEDLLYRVPVSSTTAFSSQWQNIGKLSNKGIEISLGFNKTFNKDLDISSRVIFSKNKNVVKELFNGRERIDGRQTAIVVGKSVTSIFGLKVLGIYESQAEVDASPHFGNPGPGDFIYEDKDGDGTITQKDYQVLGDAVPKGSFSWTNKIAYKNFDLGVHLTVDYGAQTSQWGEGKFQLSFLNRNNLRYIVGRWRGPGTSTNISRVQAGNFYNVSGSRAPASNFVSDSDFMRIRQIELGYNLPDYVLDKLGVKSLRIYGNTTNPFTFTKLYGWDPESGRSNQRGAESPIYRTINFGINLNF, encoded by the coding sequence ATGAGGACATTCATTTTCTTATGTTGTGCAACTTTCTTTGCACTAACCCCTAATAATATTGTATCCCAGAATTCTAAAATTAAAATTGAGGAGGATAAAACGTTAACTGTAGACGAGGTTTTTGATTTAATTATGAACCAAACGGATTATATATTCTTTTACGAAGAAGGATTATTTAAAGATTTTCCAAAATTAAGTTTAAAGAAGGGGACAATAAGAACAAATAGATTATTAAGCAGGAGTTTGGCTAAAGGAAATTTAGACATTACTGTTACTGATAATAGAGGAATTGTTATAAAGAAAAAATCTTTAAAAATTGTAAAGAAAGAACAGGAGAATCAAGTCTCAGGTATGATTACAGACTCAAATGGTGTCCCTATTCCTGGCGTTAATATTCTGCTTGTTGGAACAAATAAAGGAACTCAAACAGATTTTGATGGAAAATACAAGATCAGTGCTAATGATGGTGACGTATTACGTTTTACATTTATTGGGTATAAAAGTGTAGATATTACTGTTGGGCCTCAAGCAGTTTACGATTTTGCTATGCAGGAAAGTGTTAGCAATTTAGAAGAAGTGGTAGTTGTTGGGTATGGTACTCAAAAAAGAACTACAGTAACTGGAGCTATTACTACAATTAACGCTAAGGAATTAAAAACTGTTTCTGCTCCAAATGCTGCAATTGCCCTACAAGGTCGTGTGCCTGGTTTACAGATACTTAGTAGACCTGGCCCATTAGCTGGCCCTAGATATTTCCAATTAAGGGGAATTGGCTCTTTAGGTGTTGATAGTTCTCCATTGGTATTAGTTGATGGAGTACCTGGTGATATTAATTCAATTAATCCTGAGCAAATTGAAAATATTTCAATCTTAAAAGATGCTGCCACTACAGCAATTTATGGAGCTTCGGCTGCAGGGGGAATCATTTTAATCACAACCAAGAGCGGAAAAAGTGGGAAAATAAATGTTGATGTTAAAATTAGACATGGAATTAATGATTTTGTAAACCTTTTAGAGCCTTTAACAGCTAGAGAACAAGGACTGTTAGTAAATGAATCTAGAATTAACGCTGGTCTTTCTCCTGCTTGGACTCCTCAACAAATTGAAGGTTTAGGAGCAGGTACTAATTGGATAAAAGCTGTTACACGATCTGGAATGGTGAATGAAGCTAATTTACAAATATCCGGGGGAAATGATACTTCTAGATTTTTGTTAGCGTCTAATTATGTAAAAGAAGAAGGCGCACTTATAGGTAATTGGGTAGAGCGATTTAATACGCGACTTAAAGTAGATTTTGACTTGACAAGTTGGTTTAAATTAGGACTTAATGTTTTTGGGCAACATCAAAGAGGAAGAGGAGGCGCTAATTTTTGGAGCGCGGTGGAATATTCTTCTATTATACCAGAATTTTTGCCAGATGGAAGATATGGAATTATAGACCCAACTATAGGAGGAGGTACATCTGGAGGTCAATCTGGAGGAGTAAACCCAGTACAGGCAGCGCTTGATGATAAATTTAGAGGGACATCTAATTTCGATCCATCATATAACCTAAATACCATACTTACCGCAGAATTAAAATTCACCGAGTTTTTAAAATTCAATACAATTGTTAATTATGGGTATAATTTTCAATATAGAAAATCATTTTCCCCAGATTATAAAATATATGATGCTGGAGGAGAAGCAGGTGGAAATTTGATTTTTGAGAGAACACCCGAAAATAGAAGAGCAAGTGCTGGATTTGATTATGCACATAATTGGGGTCAACAAAGTTTTTTTTCATTTAATAAAATATTTAATGATGTTCACGATGTATCTGCAATTGTTGGTTTTCGTTCTTCTGAAAGTAACCAAGGAGCCAGAATTACTGCATCTAGAAGAGACTTCGCAAACAATGTTGTGCAAAATGTAGGACAAGGTAGTGGTGTTGGACAATCTGGTGGTGGATTTGACTATAATCCAACGACCAGTTTCTCTTATTTTGGAAAAATTGCTTATAGCTATGATAATAAATATTCATTTGAAGGATCACTGAGTAGAGATGGTTCTGATAGGTTTGGTCCAAAAAATAAATTTGGATTATTTGGAGGCGTAGGGGCTTCTTGGCGTATTTCTGAAGAAGATTTTTTTAAAGAATTAGTCGGCGACAACATATCGCAAATGAAATTTCGTGCTAATTACGGGGTTGTAGGGAATGACAGAATTGGTCAATTTTTATATTATTCAAAGATAAATATTAACGGTAATGCTTATCCATTTGGGAATCCTCCTTTGGCAGCTTCTGCTGGTGCATATCAAGATGATGATGTGCTTCCAAATGAAAGCGTTAAATGGGAAACATTAAAATCCCTTAATATTGGAATGGATGTTTCTTTTTTGAAAAACTGGAATTTAAGTTTTGATTGGTATGATAAAACTACAGAAGATTTATTGTATAGAGTCCCAGTATCTTCAACAACAGCATTCTCGTCACAATGGCAAAATATTGGAAAACTTTCAAATAAGGGTATTGAAATATCATTAGGCTTTAATAAAACATTCAATAAGGATTTAGATATCTCATCTCGAGTAATATTTTCTAAAAACAAAAATGTAGTTAAAGAATTATTTAACGGAAGGGAGCGAATTGATGGGCGTCAAACTGCCATTGTTGTTGGCAAATCGGTAACTTCAATATTTGGATTAAAAGTACTGGGGATTTATGAAAGTCAAGCAGAGGTAGACGCTTCTCCTCATTTTGGTAATCCAGGACCTGGTGATTTTATTTATGAGGATAAAGATGGTGATGGTACAATTACTCAAAAAGATTATCAAGTTTTGGGAGATGCTGTTCCTAAAGGTTCTTTTTCATGGACTAATAAAATAGCATATAAGAATTTCGATTTGGGAGTTCATCTTACAGTAGACTATGGAGCACAGACATCACAATGGGGTGAAGGAAAATTTCAGTTATCATTCTTAAATAGAAATAATTTAAGATACATAGTTGGTAGATGGCGTGGACCAGGAACAAGTACTAACATTTCGAGAGTACAAGCAGGTAATTTTTATAACGTTAGTGGATCTAGAGCACCAGCTTCAAATTTTGTTTCAGACTCAGATTTTATGAGAATTAGGCAAATCGAATTGGGATATAATTTACCCGATTATGTATTGGATAAACTTGGTGTTAAATCTTTGAGGATTTATGGAAACACAACCAACCCTTTTACATTTACTAAATTGTATGGGTGGGATCCAGAATCGGGGCGTTCTAATCAACGTGGTGCAGAATCCCCTATATATAGAACCATTAATTTTGGTATTAATCTCAATTTTTAA
- a CDS encoding TRAP transporter substrate-binding protein encodes MKKLTPVFILFLLIFTFTSCEISQKEKTIKLAHGLDMSHPVHKAMMLMGEELDKNSKGALKLEIYPNQQLGSERQCLELLQIGSLGMTKVSAAVMENFSPNMKVFGLPFLFKDRAHTFNVLDGDIGKELLDGGQKYWLKGLGYYDSGSRSFYTKEKPIQTPKDLEGLKIRVMESVTAMNMVNKLGGSPTPISWGELYTSLQQGVVDGAENNPPSFYLSRHYEVCKYYTLDEHTTIPDVLIISTHLWEDLSDEEQGWLQSAVDTSVQYQRELWATSELEALEAVKKAGVEVARPDKSSFKNKVKSIYEEYKDDIPVYNLIKRIQENQ; translated from the coding sequence ATGAAAAAATTAACTCCAGTATTTATTCTCTTCTTACTCATTTTTACTTTTACTTCTTGTGAAATTTCGCAAAAAGAAAAGACAATCAAATTAGCACACGGATTAGACATGAGCCATCCTGTCCATAAAGCTATGATGCTTATGGGCGAGGAATTGGATAAAAATTCTAAAGGAGCATTGAAATTAGAAATTTATCCAAACCAACAGCTTGGATCAGAACGGCAATGCCTAGAACTATTACAGATTGGTAGTTTGGGGATGACCAAAGTATCTGCAGCAGTCATGGAGAATTTCTCACCAAATATGAAAGTATTTGGGCTGCCATTTTTGTTCAAAGACCGTGCCCATACGTTTAATGTACTAGATGGAGATATTGGTAAAGAACTGTTGGATGGGGGGCAAAAATACTGGCTGAAGGGTTTAGGGTATTATGATTCAGGAAGTCGAAGCTTTTATACTAAAGAAAAGCCAATACAAACACCAAAAGATTTGGAAGGGCTTAAAATTAGGGTCATGGAGAGTGTCACAGCTATGAATATGGTTAACAAATTAGGGGGTTCACCAACACCTATTTCATGGGGCGAACTATACACGTCCTTGCAGCAAGGCGTCGTAGATGGGGCAGAAAATAACCCTCCCAGTTTCTACCTTTCAAGGCATTATGAAGTATGCAAATATTATACATTAGATGAGCATACAACGATACCGGACGTTTTGATTATTAGCACTCATTTATGGGAGGATCTATCTGATGAAGAGCAAGGTTGGTTGCAGTCGGCAGTTGATACCTCTGTTCAATATCAAAGAGAACTATGGGCAACCTCAGAATTAGAAGCATTAGAGGCTGTAAAGAAAGCTGGTGTTGAAGTGGCAAGACCAGATAAATCATCTTTTAAAAATAAAGTAAAGTCTATATATGAGGAATATAAAGACGATATACCCGTGTACAATTTGATCAAAAGAATTCAAGAAAATCAATAA
- a CDS encoding RNA polymerase sigma factor — protein sequence MTLTRKRIDEDLVERLRNNDEEALSIIYKEYWEIMYLSAYNLLKNRAVSEDVVQEVFFSFWQKRSTLEIKVSIRSYLYTSVTYKVYDYFRKNKKMIKEELFQHFDEKVQALTPETKLIHKELVDYIDSLITQLPPKRLEVFKLSREEQLSNQEIAKRLGISKRTVEGHITKALIFLRSSLGVHISIEFLSLISNP from the coding sequence ATGACTCTCACCAGGAAAAGAATAGATGAAGATTTGGTAGAAAGGCTTCGTAATAACGATGAAGAGGCTTTATCTATTATTTACAAGGAATATTGGGAAATAATGTATTTGTCAGCTTATAATCTATTGAAAAACAGGGCTGTTAGTGAAGATGTTGTTCAGGAAGTATTTTTTTCTTTTTGGCAAAAACGAAGTACATTAGAAATTAAAGTATCTATTAGAAGTTATCTTTATACGAGTGTCACTTATAAGGTCTACGACTATTTTAGAAAAAACAAAAAAATGATAAAAGAGGAGCTTTTTCAGCATTTTGATGAGAAAGTTCAAGCTCTAACTCCAGAAACTAAACTTATCCATAAAGAATTAGTTGATTATATCGATTCGTTAATAACTCAATTGCCTCCAAAACGTCTGGAAGTATTTAAATTAAGTAGAGAAGAGCAGTTATCTAATCAAGAGATAGCGAAACGATTAGGTATTTCGAAGCGAACTGTCGAAGGACACATAACAAAGGCGTTGATATTTTTAAGAAGCTCACTTGGGGTTCATATAAGTATTGAATTTCTATCCTTAATTTCCAATCCCTGA